The genomic region CAACCGTCGCACGGCCATTGTCACAGGCAGTTTCATCGCGTTCGATGATCGTGACATCAAAGCCCGCGAGCAGGGACGCGGTCGCGATGCCAGCCCCCATGATGCCGCCGCCAATCACGCCGACCTCGCGGATCGGGTTAGCTTCGACACCTTTGAGTTCGGACAGTTTGGCAACCGAACGTTCGGCAAAGAAGATGTGGCGCAGCGCCTTTGACTGATCGCTGTCGCGCAGTTCGATGAATTTTTTGCGCTCAAAGGCAAGGCCTGCGTCCGCGCCGTGTTCAATGCCGTTTCGGATGGCGGAGATGGCGGCAAGCGGGGCGACCTGACCACGGGCCTTCTTCTTCGTTGCGGCTGTTATGTCATCCCATTGCGCGGAGCTCGGCGCATCGATGGGATTCCGGGCAAGAAGCGATGCCGGTGTTTCACGATTGAGGATGGTCTTGGCAAAGTCGCGTGCGGCATCGCCCAAGGCGCCGTGGGTAATCGCATCAAGCAGGCCGATCTCGTTGGCCTTGGTGGCCGAGACCGGTTTGCCGCTGGTAATCATCGAGATGGCCTCGCTGACCGGGATCAGGCGCGGCAAGCGAACGGTGCCACCTGCACCCGGGATCAGGCCGAGGTTGACTTCTGGCAGGCCGAGTTTGGCGGTGCTATCGGCAATGCGGTAATGGCAGCCAAGGGCCACTTCCAGTCCGCCGCCAAGGGCGTGCCCGTGAATGGCGGTGATGACCGGTTTGGTTGCGGCCTCTATGCGTTTGATCACGTCGGGCAGGATCGGTGCCTTGGGCGGTTGGCCAAACTCGCTGACATCAGCACCGGCAATGAAGGTCTTGCCGTCGCAAATCAATATCGCGGCGCGGATGTCATCATTGGCGTCAATCTGATCGAGGGCATCGACGATCCCGCTGCGCACAGCGTGGCTGGTCGCGTTAATCGGCGGGTTGTTGACGGTGATAACTGCAATGGCGTTTTCAAGTGTCAGTGTGACGGTCGACATTTTATGCGTCCTCTGCACTGATGGGGGTAAGCAGACAGGCAACGAGATCGGAATCCGGGTCGGTGAGATCGGCAATCACATTGAAATGGTGTTTGTCCGGGGCATGCACACTTCGCGTGCGGGCGCCAAGGCCGGTCCAGATATTGGCCAGCAGATCGTTCTGGCGAACAAATTCCGGGCGTTCATCGGCCCCGACCCAGCAGGTGATCGAACATGGTAAGGCGGGCTTCAGAAGGGCAGCACTTTCATGTTCGGCTTCGGCCTCGTCCAGTCCGAGGGTGTCGTTCATGGAGGTCCTCAGCAGCGGGCGAAGATCATGAAGGCCGGAAATGGAAACCGTGTTTTCGATCCGTGCCAGAACGGAGGACGAAAGCGGTGACGTGTGACTAACCATGCGGCTGACCAGATGGCCACCGGCCGAATGCCCCGTGATGTGGATCGGACCGGCAATCTGGTCCGAGGCATGGGTGATTGCAGCCCCGATCTGGCGGGTAATGTCGGAAAGGCGTGCATCGGGGGCGAGTGTATAGCTTGGCATGCTGACAGCCCAGCCCCTGGTCACTGCACCATTCGCCAGATGCGACCAGCTGGATTTATCAAACGCCTTCCAGTAGCCGCCATGCACGAACACGACCAAGCCCTTTGGTGTGCCAGTCGGCAGGAAAAGATCATATTTTTCGCGGGGGGCGTTGCCATATGAGATGTCAATCTGGGCGCGATTGTCGCCACTGAGCTCGTCGCGAAACTTTGCCGACTGGGTCGCCCAAATTTCCGGATAGGTTGCGGCATCGGCAATGTAATCGCCATT from Thalassospira indica harbors:
- a CDS encoding 3-hydroxyacyl-CoA dehydrogenase NAD-binding domain-containing protein, with protein sequence MSTVTLTLENAIAVITVNNPPINATSHAVRSGIVDALDQIDANDDIRAAILICDGKTFIAGADVSEFGQPPKAPILPDVIKRIEAATKPVITAIHGHALGGGLEVALGCHYRIADSTAKLGLPEVNLGLIPGAGGTVRLPRLIPVSEAISMITSGKPVSATKANEIGLLDAITHGALGDAARDFAKTILNRETPASLLARNPIDAPSSAQWDDITAATKKKARGQVAPLAAISAIRNGIEHGADAGLAFERKKFIELRDSDQSKALRHIFFAERSVAKLSELKGVEANPIREVGVIGGGIMGAGIATASLLAGFDVTIIERDETACDNGRATVEKHLSGSLKRGLITQDRFDALMASLSASIDYAALSDADLVVEAVFEDMAVKHDVFGKLSLHCKADAVLASNTSYLDINEIAARCVNPRRVIGLHFFSPAHIMKLLEVVRTDKADTKSLATAFEFARALGKIAVPCGVCDGFIGNRIMSAYRKHCEYMLEDGALPHQIDAAMAEFGFPMGLFAMQDMAGLEISWATRKRLAPFRDPSERYVALGDYLCEMGRFGKKNGLGWYRYDEHGKAHADPEVDALVIAESAKKGIIRRDFTSTEIMDVILGAMRSEGDKILAEGIANSADAIDVVMVNGYGFPRHKGGPMFMTGNED
- a CDS encoding alpha/beta hydrolase, coding for MITDWDDAYANGDYIADAATYPEIWATQSAKFRDELSGDNRAQIDISYGNAPREKYDLFLPTGTPKGLVVFVHGGYWKAFDKSSWSHLANGAVTRGWAVSMPSYTLAPDARLSDITRQIGAAITHASDQIAGPIHITGHSAGGHLVSRMVSHTSPLSSSVLARIENTVSISGLHDLRPLLRTSMNDTLGLDEAEAEHESAALLKPALPCSITCWVGADERPEFVRQNDLLANIWTGLGARTRSVHAPDKHHFNVIADLTDPDSDLVACLLTPISAEDA